In Lacinutrix sp. Bg11-31, the DNA window CTACAACTGGGAGGCTACGAATTATTTCAAGACACAAATTCTAACCTATTTCAAAATTGTATTTCTAAAATAACAGAGATAAACAATTTATTAAAACCAGTATTTAATGCAGGCGTTTTTAGTTTAAAACAGAATAGCTTTCAGTTTAAAAATATAAAAGAAAACACTATTTTTAATCAGTTCGAAGGACAGATAGATACAGGTAAAATGATGGAAGCTTTGCTTAAAAAAGTACAAGCAAAAGGCATCAAAATATTAAACAACATTCTAGTCGAAGAATTCTCAGATAACGAGAATACCGTAAATATAAAAACAAACCAATTTGAGTTTACATCTGCTAAATTATTAATAGCCACAAATGGTTTTGCATCACAATTAATAAGTGAAACCGTAAAGCCAGCAAGAGCGCAAGTACTAATAACAAAACCAATTAAAAACTTACATATAAAAGGCACATTTCATTTAGATGAAGGTTACTACTATTTTAGAAACATAAACAATAGAATCCTATTTGGAGGTGGTAGGAACTTAGATTTTAAAACAGAAGAAACCACCGAGGTGTCTCAAACAGATCTTATTCAAAACAAGCTAGAAGAGCTACTTAAAACTACAATTTTACCAAACACAGCATTTGAAATAGAACACCGTTGGAGTGGAATTATGGGTGTTGGAAACCAAAAAAAACCAATAGTAAAACAATTAAGTAATAATGTGTTTTGCGGTGTAAGATTAGGAGGAATGGGAGTTGCTATTGGTAGTACTATTGGAAAACAGCTAGCAGATATTACTTTGTAACTAAATGAAAAATTTTTTAGAGCTTATAATTAAAGTTTTCTTTTGGAGCGTTGTGTTTTCGGTTGGTTTAGTACTTGTCTTTAAGTATGTTCCAGTGCCTGCTACACCTTTAATGGTTATTC includes these proteins:
- a CDS encoding FAD-binding oxidoreductase, whose protein sequence is MNLSYWEIKTWLTNIDYTVVGSGIVGLNCALQLKKQYPKANILILEKGMLPQGASTKNAGFACFGSLSEIIDDLNTHTEQEVIELVKKRVKGLALLRDNLGDKTIDYLQLGGYELFQDTNSNLFQNCISKITEINNLLKPVFNAGVFSLKQNSFQFKNIKENTIFNQFEGQIDTGKMMEALLKKVQAKGIKILNNILVEEFSDNENTVNIKTNQFEFTSAKLLIATNGFASQLISETVKPARAQVLITKPIKNLHIKGTFHLDEGYYYFRNINNRILFGGGRNLDFKTEETTEVSQTDLIQNKLEELLKTTILPNTAFEIEHRWSGIMGVGNQKKPIVKQLSNNVFCGVRLGGMGVAIGSTIGKQLADITL